The window GCCTATTGTCAAACTAGCTAAGCTGTTTTTCATTATCCTGATTCCTGACCAGCTATGAGCCCTAGATCAAGTTCAGACATTAGTTCTCTTCGAATCTTCGTGCAACTAAATTTTCGGCCTATTTAAGAAAATTGCCCCTTTTATTCATTATTCTTAGTCCTGCAAATTGAGCAAATGGTTAATCGTAGACTCgagatcaaatcaaaataaaaaataatcgaTCCGATCCAAACTCAACTCAGTCcaacttttaatatgaaatatttaatgCAAGTTCAattcaatcttatttttttaaattcaaattcatcgaatcaaatttaaattaattatattaaattcaagtTAATCGGATtaaactcaaattaattaaattaatttaattgcataattcaaaatcaatccataaatatttttaaaagctttatatatatattcatattaaaattaaaataacatattagaCAAAACttgataataacaataaaaaaaaaagtaaaataaacttattattttataaaaataaataagtaaagtATACTATataacctaaaaaataaaataaatattataaaaatataaattgggTTTGAATTAGACTCGAATAGTATGAATCTAGACCTAACTCCAATTCAAATTgagttcaaattaaaaaatttaattcaaattcaattaaAGTAATCAAAATATCTATTTAAACATTAAGTTGAGTTGAGTCAAtccacctattttatttatatttttttaataataataatatgctttttaataaaataagttataaatattataatattttaattatttataaaatatatttattttaatataattaaaaaataaataaattggatgAGATGAGCGTAGAATTTCACGTACCCATCTGGTGTcgttctttaatttttttttaatataataaaaatatgaattattttaaataaataggaggAGAGTGGGACAACCCTTGACGACCCGGCCCCTTTGCGTTCCGTAATTGCATCAACGTTatttaggtttaaaaaaaattgaaaagatggGTAGGTGTAACGTCTTACAATCGTCAACCTCAAAGTAGTTCCATGATTTCACCACATGGGGTATAAGATGAAGACAAAGCGAAGTTGTGAAGGGTGTAAATGtccaaaaggaaaattaaatgcTGGTCCACTGGGTGGGAATGATGTGGTCCAAATGTCTGAGCAGGAGCAACAAAACCCAAGGCTCTGCAACCGCTGCTTGCTTCTTCTTTATTACATGCACATATTTATGAGGGTCCCTCGCTCTCTTTACTGACCTTCAGAATACTCCTTTATGGATACACCGGCTCCTCTCTGTTTTAACGCACGCTGTCATTAATGGTCACGtccaaattatattttatcttctCTCAAATCATACTACCACgacatgattttaaaaaccctaCTTCAAATTCTACTCTTATTTGACCAAACTAGTACAAAAAGGTTTCCATCAACTATAGATCCAAAAGGTCAGTTGGAGAAGTTCACCCACTCCTGTAACGGGATTACggttttgatatcatttttccaATTGTTGATGCCTTAGATGTAAGTAATACAATTAATaccaattgttttaaaaaaattgatcttaggGTTAAAGTATTACCCTTTagattttgatatttcaaaacctcaaaattcaattattgaAGACAATCTTAAAGTTGTTGAAAGTCTCGTGAACTCACAATATTCCACCCGATAACTCAACCTTATTTTTGGCCCTCgatgaaaagagaaaatgataatgaaaacTATGGTTCTCTTTCTCCCTGTATAGTGGAATATAAAAGTTATGAAAACTCTAATATTTCATAATTgaacttaagtgacttaaacccATATAGGTTTAAGTTACTTAATCTAACATAAAATaagtcataattaattaataattcataTCCAATcatataatattatacttttttagtcaaaatatgacattataattttaaaatttgtttataatattaaaataaattcatacttATATGATCTCATGGAGCTTCTCTTTATCTAATATCACAATTGATggcaaagaaaaattaatattcctATTGCTAAGCTTTTTaatgcttatttatttataagtttttgaaattaactatattaaattcaaatataaaacaacgattgatgattatatttcagtaaatgtatttaaaaaataacacgAATCACTGTACAGATACGAAAAACCAAGTTACagtataatcaaaattatttgattaattattttataaatataaatttatatttttaaactcaaaaaaaaGTCACCACACACATCTACTTGTTGATTGAGATgtataatgaaaaatttatgGCTTAACATCAATTATttcattatcaattttttatcaaaataaatttaatgattatttttaatttttataaaccctctaataaaagaatttttatttttttttgtagatttattatattaaaaattagttttgtaaatttattatattaaataactaaaatcgttggattttattttgaaagaaatttattcacaatataaatcaattaaaaaaagttttatttaatataattatcataaactatatatttttatttttattttattggattaaacaattaataataaaaagtttgatttaaaagaaatacaatataGTATaggttttttaataaaaaaattgagtgtttaattaaatttaatacttaatgacttatattgactttaatttaaatcatatttaaattattgaatttaaatttattatttaatttttattttaaatattaaaattatttgataaaattaacttaaaatttattataaataatcatattaacatatttatccacATAAATTATACCGAAAGAAAGTCAATTAATAATGGAAGTTGtagagtaataaaaaaaatcatggaggTAATTAAAACAAACTATGATAAATTGTTTTtgcttattatttaaagttattttcgactttaagttatattattagttttttttatatcaaatatacttaatttgtttaatgatttaaattaaattattaagtgatttaaaatatatttgatagtgattctataaaaagtttttaatatttttaattttttattatttaaatattaaaaatactaaaacgttttctaaaattgcACTCTTTAAGTTATCTTAAATGGTTAAACTAACCGCAAAGTTACCAACCATTTTTCTTCCGTTACGAATGGGGGTAGCTCtttttgtgaaataaaaaagaCGATCGGAGAAGGTCAATACCTAATGAAATATTCGCACCGCCAAGCCGACTCTGACCACTCGGCGCTACCGTCCCTCCTCCTATCGTACTTGTCTCTGCAACTCTATCTCTCTCTCCTACTTTTTCtctgaagaaggaaaaagaaaaggataaagAAGTAAAGAACAAttccatgaaaacaaaaacagagaTACTTGCCTCATACACccataaaaatcaaaacccaaCTTTATCACTCTCCCACCGAAATATCTCTAACAAATTCTTCACTGtctctgttttctttctctAAGATCTTTCTTCACCTTCTCTCTTGCATGGCTTCAACCGTTCTACTTCAGCCATGAAATCCAAGAACCATCATCACACAACCCCCGTTTGCAATGGCAACACTAGCGAAAGCAGCTCACCGAGTCCGCCACCCTCGCCTCGCCGGCACTCTGCTGTGCCCCATTGCCGCCGGCTGCTCCGCTCCAAGACTTTTTCTCAGTCCCGCCGTGAGAGCTCCGTCGCCGGCATTATTATTCGGCGTGGTCTTCGGTACTTCCTGCTTCTGCCTCTGTTCTACATCTCTGGACTGCTCATGTGCGTGGGTCCCTTCTATGGTCTTGTGTGGCAGGCTCCTCTCCCTGGTTCAGTCTACCGTAGCCACGAGATCTTTGAGAAGCTTTGGCACGAAATTGAATCCGATAATTCCTCAGCTATTGAGGTTGGGATAAtgggtttctttcttttccttctggATCGtcattttcttgtgtttttctgTTAACTCGTGGGGATGGGGGGTGTGGTGGGACGGAGAGAGAAACAAGATGAAAGTAAAATTTGGGACTCGAGAAAACcaagggaaaagaaaacaaaaggaaaaagatctTCACTAAGCATAGCTCAACGCTTGGGAAAAAAACATGATTCAAAATGCTATTTTCAATTCTTGCCCTCtgttttctcagaaaccaaacagatGGTAATTTATCTGGTTCATCTTCTAAGAAAAGTGTTCGTTCATTTTTTGCATATGGGGCTAGGGAGAGTTCAATGAATTGCATGTTTATGATCATAATGTTTGAATCTTGCTATCAGTTCTTAACGTGCAGCTCAATAAAAATACCTGTAGAAATGCCCTGCTTATTTACCGATTCTGTATTAAAATTAACAGTTGCATACTTTTCCTAACCACGTCTGGTTTGGTAGCTCAGAGTCAGTGTGAAAAGGACTAGAACGCAAAGACTTGAAAACATCCACTTCACCGTATCCCGATAAAAtacattaattatttcattttccctgataatttatttgtaatcaAATCAGGCACTCTGGGTTGTAtttgttttaattgaaaacaacaGATATTGAAAAACGAAAGTTATGATGTTGTTGGATGAGGTTTATATTAGCATAACTGTGTCCTTATTAGAACATGTTATATCATTAAATGGAATATGCTTTTTTGCTCTTATGTTCGAAAAATTGCCCAAATAATATATTGTGTGTGGCCACAATTAGCCTATTTCCTAGGATGGTAAAGTCACAAAATAAAGGCAGGCAGGCTAGGAAGCCATTTTTTGTGGCACCAAGTGCTGGGTTTTGGATCCATTACAGAACTTTCCACTGGTACCAGTGGGGAGCCTAAGCAATTTAGATTATACACTGAGAAGACAGCCTAAGAGGAAAAGTTCTGGTTGTTCTGATAGTTTGATTGATAACTAGACATAATTGACTCTAATCCCAAAGGGAGATTTTGTATTTGAGATACTTCTATCTAGCCAGGAAGATGGTGATGGTAAAATTATCatggatttttaaaagtaagGTTTGATGCTAAAAAGAGAGAATTCTCTCTGATGGGggtgttttgtttctttgtacTCATTTTAGTTGTATGACATATTTTATTGATTGTGTATGATGTGTGATATCTCTATGATAGCTTGTGATGATAAGCTGTTTCTTGTTGCAGTTGTCTTCTGTATGGAGATACAATAGGAGGCTGAAAGAGCAGAAACCTTGTCCAAACACAAGCTATAGACACCATTTTGCTACAAAACATGGTATATAACTAATTGTGACAGATATTGTAGTTTGATCGCACAATTCTCCAAGTTTTCTTATACGAGATTATAGATTTGGGTTCTGGGAAGTGCTATTACACATCTTTTTATGTTAATGCACTAGAAGGAAAATAGCTTGGTCTTGTATGATGAACTGACATTTCCCACTGAATCTCAGAGTCGCCTGACCCTAGTGGCTACTTGATTGTTGAGGCTAATGGCGGCCTTAATCAACAGCGCTCATCGGTATGCATTTCTTTTAGGACTTGTAACAGTTTGTTCAAACTTGTTATTCTAAATGCATTTGAGCATGATATGTTTGTTCATTTTTAGTCCATGTTTTCCTTAAAATGCTCCATcatctctgtttttttttcctcattttgaaTCACCAGATCTGAATTTCTGGGAAGTGGTGCTATGTTGCTAAATAGGTATGCACACTGTTGCATTCTTATGAATAAGGGGAATCTTTCCAGAATGGCAGACTCTCAAAATGACATTGCAACAGTTTCATACAGTTGATGAGACAGAGATTTTAAATGTCAATCAAACTTCCATCACTAGGGAATGCATGTCGCTCATGGAGGCTTGTGGCCATCTAAGACCACAGATTAGACATTtgaattattccttaattgtcaAAATCTTAAATGTAAACAAAATACATTGACATCAGAAAAAAGCAATACAGAAAATAATACAAATGATGGTACATTAGTACTATTAAAGTACTAAGAGCATCTCCATATAATCCCTTCCATAACTGTTTTGTGCAACTGTATCTTGCAAATTTTtaatcttagttatttttttttctttttgccttgCTTTCTGTTTAAACTGAGagatgatggaaaaaaaatgaggaatttTATGACTATATGCGTTTTCTTTCTATTATCTGTATACTTTGAAACTAAACAGAGCAATAATGCCTGCCTGAATGATACCCACCTTTATTTTCAATACGTGAATATAGAACTTAATCTTAATGCTCAACAATTTTTTGCAGATCTGCAACGCAGTGGCTGTAGCTGGGCTTTTGAATGCAATACTAGTCATTCCTCACCTTGATTTTCACAGTGTTTGGGTGGATCCAAGGCAAGTTACTAAACTATTTTTCTCAGGTCCTAATTTTATTTCTCAACTCCAGTAGAAAGGTAATCTACTGATGACTGGTTTTAAGAGTCATGTTTGTCTACAAAGGTATGTTCAACATAAATAAATCATCTTCTTGCACTTAAGAAACTTTTAAACAGGTGAAGCCAGGAAATATCCTAGATTATCTCAAGAACTGTAGATGAGGGCTTATACAGTATGTTTCTagtttatatttgtatttttatgaaCGTTTTTGCtgttttttcaattgtttatgATTGGGAAGATTCATCTGCAATGATAACAGTTACCCACTCATTTTGATTTATCAGAGACATGGCTGAACTTTCATAGTACATTTGCAGTTGTACTACATGATTTGAGAAGGCTATTATGAGAGGCTCAAAGCTGATTTGTACTACATGATCTCTTTTTTAgcttatgtttttaattttatggttAGGGAGGACCAAATGCTGGTCCTGCTGCCAAATTTACAGAGCCAAATGTGATAACATTTGCATACACGTGAATCAAAAAGTTTATATTCTCTCTGTCCTTGTCACTTGCCTAACCTGCCTTAAAGTTTGGCCTGAAATAGAACAAAATATTATTGTGTTTGGAGCTAAAGCAAGGGTGGTTGGGAGATGTGTAGTCCCAGATAAAATGGCCTAGCCTAGCACATCTATCCAAAAGATGCCAGAATGAACTGATGAAAGAAGTATTCATGGCAAGCATAATAAATTTGATTCCTTTATCTCCTTACTCTGTATGATTTTACCTGTGTACTTTTCGCTCTCTAACTTCAActatatttcatttgttttacaGTGAGTTTGGGGAGATTTATGATGAGGACCATTTCATAACCACCCTCAAAGGGTTTGTAGAAGTGGTCCAGGAGCTACCGGAGGTAGTGATGGAAAGATATGATTACAACATCACTAATATACCAAACATTCGAATTGAAGCTTGGGCTCCTGTAAGTTATTACTTGGAAGAAGTTTATCCAGTCTTACGCAAGCAAGGGTACATACTGAATCACGGTTTCTTCACTTACTTTATAACCTCATCTTGTTCTCAATTGAATGGATATTGTGGAATACTTATATTTCCATAACCAATGATGTCAACAaaacgaaaaaaataaaaataaaaattgtttattagTGACCAAGTAATCCCCTTTATTTCAGTTGTTCATCCATGTTTCtatatcttaaaatttgttCAAGCCCTGCATTGGGCTGTTTCTGATTGGTTACTTAATTGATGCAGAGTTATTCGCATAGCCCCATTTGCTAATAGATTGGCAATGAATGTTCCTCCTCGTGTTCAATTCCTGAGATGCTTAGCCAACAACGTAGCATTGAGGTTCTCTTTTCCTGTTTCAACTCTTGCTAGGAAATTAGTTAAACGAATGATTGAGAAGAGCTCAAGAACTGGTGGAAAGTATGTTTCTGTCCACCTTCGTTTTGAGGAGGTATTAAtggttgttttcaatttttgttcttGGCAAGCTCttgatatttctaatattttttttaatagagttTTAATGAATGGAAAGTTTTTTGAGCATCTCTCTTCAACTTGTAGGACATGGTGGCCTTCTCATGCTGTCTATATGATGGAGGAAAagctgaaaattttgaaatggacTTAGTTCGAGAAAAAGGGTGGAGGGGAAAGTTTAGGCGTAAAGACCGTTTAATTCAACCTGGTCTCAATCGAATTAATGGAAAATGCCCTCTAACTCCTTTGGAGGTATCCTAAATATCTACCTCTCAttgattttatatctttaaaatctcaattttgtagtatttttatgaatattttagtTCTTCCATTTAACTCTTCTTCCTCAGTTCAATATAGTGCAGTTTCTTCCATTAAGCCATAGGCCATACTCTATCTCTTGTGCAGCCTCAACCCTAGTTCTTGCTAGCTTTCCCCTTATGGAGTGCCTTTAAAGGTGATTTAGTTCAAGTTTAAGGTGCTATGAGGGCAAGAGGGGCCTCAACAAATTTGGTTTAAGGCCCACCAGGAAAGAAATTATGGACTATCTTTTGCCAAAAGATATTGCCATAAATTGGCTAAATAGTGGAAAAGGATTCTGCAGCTGACACAAGCAGTTCAATAAGGCTTTATTGggttaatttttcatatttatttatagtttttttttctttggaataAGATCATGGTGTTGGTAGTTTTCCCTTGGATATTTTCCCTATTATGCAAGCCTATACCATGGGGCTATCTGCTTTTGGTTTCAATTCTTTTATTGTGCATTATTTGTCCAAAATGTTTGCATGTTAAAAACAAATGTGCTTGGGTGCCAAGCTTCCATCTGCCCGGACCCtcactttgttttcttttaattcttttcatGTCCTGAGTATAACAGACTCAATTGAATTGGGTAGTAACCTGGGAATTTCAGTTATCTAGGTTTTGGATTGTGTTAAATTGTTAGTATCGCATTTATATTTGCGCCTTTTGTTTTGTTCCAATGGGAGATATTTCCTTGCAGAAGACCCTACCTCTGTAATTAAGCTAATGTTTGATTTTGGTAGTTTAGAgctttgtttatttaattaataactaTTGAAGAATTTGCTGTTTTTGATTTTGAGTTCAGTTATAAAGTTTCTtttgtgttgggaaccttggattGCTACATTCCCATGTCCTGGatcgtagggtgcatgcaaatctatcaGTTATAAAGTTTCTtttgtgttgggaaccttggattGCTACATTCCCATGTCCTGGatcgtagggtgcatgcaaatctatcctaggctctctaaatctatcatagCGGATAAAtaggtattcaaaaacaatatggataccatagaaaacatagatctacAGAATAAAACCATATACCTTTGATCCGAATGTCCCCGGATCAAATTCcaatcgatgtagataactccaaagtcataatGGATCTTGTAAAACCATGATATTATGCCCGATGACTCTTGCTTGTGTCTAggcattgagatggtggagatctcaagggtggaggctagAGTTCTCTCTCTAGACTGGGAAAATGACAAGActtggaaaccttaacccctaaagaggtatttataggtttcttattgggcttaagtgatttaagcccaccatgggtttgggtcacttaatctagccccaAAAGGTTGCTAATGGATTAATTAATCATACAAGgtcttaattaatcaattaactcagTCCAAACATACCATTCACTTATTCTTGTGCAACTTTGCGTAATtgcaaaaatacccttatgcacaaaagtgaactaataacttatctaaccctcataaaccatgccatTAAGGAATATGAGCGGGGACCACTGagacccataagagtattggttccctcataatcaaattctgaaattgactcaatATTCCACTGTAGAGAGTCAACTGCACTTTAGTAACCTATGTATATatcaatgagacaccaagttcTCGagtccgtgacctactatctactGCATACAGACTCTCCATGAATTGGTATCCGTAATTTAATAAGGTAGTTCTATCAtctatcaagattatctctccaatccttgagttacaaatttcactcattatgtgattaattgacatactctaactccaaggagcatatgtcaaattaaaataaaggaattagcgtggccatagatttcataatcatgtcttttggatcacccaaggggatacATTGTTTCAatcttatgagatatcatggtgtctctattaagaatacctgttgccaccAACCTCAATTAACAGTGACCCAATTCATAGAAATATATGACCAttttaaggtctcacccataggtcaaagtctcttgttgattttaacacagactcaatatcctctcaaggttgaaagtcaATGCAGAATAG is drawn from Vitis riparia cultivar Riparia Gloire de Montpellier isolate 1030 chromosome 18, EGFV_Vit.rip_1.0, whole genome shotgun sequence and contains these coding sequences:
- the LOC117907462 gene encoding O-fucosyltransferase 10-like isoform X2, which produces MGGVVGRREKQDESKIWDSRKPREKKTKGKRSSLSIAQRLGKKHDSKCYFQFLPSVFSETKQMLSSVWRYNRRLKEQKPCPNTSYRHHFATKHESPDPSGYLIVEANGGLNQQRSSICNAVAVAGLLNAILVIPHLDFHSVWVDPSEFGEIYDEDHFITTLKGFVEVVQELPEVVMERYDYNITNIPNIRIEAWAPVSYYLEEVYPVLRKQGVIRIAPFANRLAMNVPPRVQFLRCLANNVALRFSFPVSTLARKLVKRMIEKSSRTGGKYVSVHLRFEEDMVAFSCCLYDGGKAENFEMDLVREKGWRGKFRRKDRLIQPGLNRINGKCPLTPLEVGMMLRGMGFDNNTSIYLASGKIYQAERHLDPLLKMFPLLYTKESLATSDELAPFKGYSSRLAALDYTVCLFSEVFVTTQGGNFPHFLMGHRRFLFGGHAKTIQPDKRKLVILLQDMDISWKAFKNEMESMLIESDRKGMNVPRIKKSRRKSSIYTYPLPECRCLLEAQNSTIKFTHTTHMLDDEAESVV
- the LOC117907462 gene encoding O-fucosyltransferase 10-like isoform X1, with amino-acid sequence MKSKNHHHTTPVCNGNTSESSSPSPPPSPRRHSAVPHCRRLLRSKTFSQSRRESSVAGIIIRRGLRYFLLLPLFYISGLLMCVGPFYGLVWQAPLPGSVYRSHEIFEKLWHEIESDNSSAIELSSVWRYNRRLKEQKPCPNTSYRHHFATKHESPDPSGYLIVEANGGLNQQRSSICNAVAVAGLLNAILVIPHLDFHSVWVDPSEFGEIYDEDHFITTLKGFVEVVQELPEVVMERYDYNITNIPNIRIEAWAPVSYYLEEVYPVLRKQGVIRIAPFANRLAMNVPPRVQFLRCLANNVALRFSFPVSTLARKLVKRMIEKSSRTGGKYVSVHLRFEEDMVAFSCCLYDGGKAENFEMDLVREKGWRGKFRRKDRLIQPGLNRINGKCPLTPLEVGMMLRGMGFDNNTSIYLASGKIYQAERHLDPLLKMFPLLYTKESLATSDELAPFKGYSSRLAALDYTVCLFSEVFVTTQGGNFPHFLMGHRRFLFGGHAKTIQPDKRKLVILLQDMDISWKAFKNEMESMLIESDRKGMNVPRIKKSRRKSSIYTYPLPECRCLLEAQNSTIKFTHTTHMLDDEAESVV